The following proteins are co-located in the Streptomyces sp. NBC_00435 genome:
- the whiA gene encoding DNA-binding protein WhiA, which yields MAMTPAVKDEIARLPVTRTCCRKAEVSAILRFAGGLHLVSGRIVIEAELDAGIAARRLRKDILEIFGHSSDLVIMAPGGLRRGNRYVVRVVAGGDQLARQTGLVDGRGRPIRGLPPQVVSGATCDAEAAWRGAFLAHGSLTEPGRSSSLEVTCPGPEAALALVGAARRLSIAAKAREVRGVDRVVVRDGDAIGALLTRLGAHDSVLAWEERRMRREVRATANRLANFDDANLRRSARAAVAAGARVQRALEILAEEVPEHLAAAGRLRMEHKQASLEELGALADPPLTKDAVAGRIRRLLAMADKRAQDLGIPGTESNLDLSDSEELADNMAG from the coding sequence ATGGCGATGACGCCCGCGGTGAAGGATGAGATCGCCCGCCTGCCCGTCACCCGCACCTGCTGCAGGAAGGCGGAGGTCTCGGCGATTCTTCGGTTCGCGGGCGGGTTGCACCTGGTGAGCGGCCGGATCGTCATCGAGGCGGAACTGGACGCGGGGATCGCGGCCCGCCGCCTGCGCAAGGACATCCTGGAGATCTTCGGGCACTCCTCGGATCTGGTGATCATGGCTCCCGGCGGCTTGCGCCGGGGCAACCGGTACGTGGTCCGCGTGGTCGCCGGCGGTGACCAGCTGGCGCGCCAGACCGGGCTCGTGGACGGCCGCGGCCGTCCGATCCGGGGTCTTCCCCCGCAGGTGGTCTCCGGGGCCACCTGCGACGCCGAGGCGGCCTGGCGCGGGGCCTTCCTGGCCCACGGCTCGCTCACCGAGCCGGGACGCTCCTCCTCCCTGGAGGTCACCTGCCCCGGCCCGGAGGCCGCCCTGGCCCTGGTCGGCGCCGCCCGCCGGCTCTCCATCGCCGCGAAGGCCCGCGAGGTCCGCGGCGTGGACCGGGTCGTCGTACGGGACGGGGACGCCATCGGAGCCCTGCTGACCCGGCTCGGCGCCCACGACTCGGTGCTGGCCTGGGAGGAGCGGCGGATGCGGCGCGAAGTGCGCGCCACCGCCAACCGCCTCGCCAACTTCGACGACGCCAACCTGCGCCGCTCGGCGCGGGCCGCGGTGGCCGCCGGAGCCCGGGTGCAGCGTGCCCTGGAGATCCTCGCCGAGGAGGTCCCCGAGCACCTCGCGGCGGCCGGCCGGCTGCGCATGGAGCACAAGCAGGCCTCTCTGGAGGAACTGGGCGCGCTCGCCGACCCGCCGCTGACCAAGGACGCGGTCGCTGGCCGGATCCGCCGCCTGCTGGCGATGGCCGACAAGCGCGCCCAGGACCTCGGCATCCCGGGTACGGAGTCGAACCTCGACCTCAGCGACAGCGAGGAACTGGCCGACAACATGGCCGGCTGA
- a CDS encoding gluconeogenesis factor YvcK family protein has product MTGRTMRLRRLRRLTSGRGEDGEGRTGLRRGEAPKVVAPKVVALGGGRGLSASLTALRRITGELTAVVTVADDGGSSGRLREELGVLPPGDLRKALAALCGDDDWGQTWARVIQHRFQSKGDLHEHAVGNLLIVALWEQLGDPVQALDLVGKLLGAQGRVLPMSAVPLELQALVKGHDPARPEDVDTVRGQATVALTPGEVLSVQVVPADPPAVPEAVAAVLDADWVVLGPGSWFSSVIPHLLVPELLDALIETKARRVLSLNLAPQPGETEGFSPQRHLEVLARHAPKLALDVVLADQAAVPDRESLADAAKRFGAAVELAPVARQDGSPKHDPELLAAAYDRIFRMHGRIGPWR; this is encoded by the coding sequence GTGACCGGACGGACCATGCGGCTCCGCCGCCTGCGCCGGCTCACCTCCGGCCGCGGCGAGGACGGCGAAGGCCGCACCGGCCTGCGCCGCGGCGAGGCCCCCAAGGTGGTCGCGCCCAAGGTCGTGGCGCTCGGCGGCGGCAGGGGCCTCTCGGCCTCGCTGACCGCCCTGCGCCGGATCACGGGCGAGCTGACCGCCGTCGTCACCGTCGCGGACGACGGAGGCTCCAGCGGCCGGCTGCGCGAGGAGCTGGGCGTACTGCCGCCCGGCGACCTGCGCAAGGCGCTGGCCGCGCTGTGCGGTGACGACGACTGGGGTCAGACCTGGGCACGGGTCATCCAGCACCGCTTCCAGTCCAAGGGCGACCTGCACGAGCACGCGGTCGGCAATCTGCTGATCGTCGCCCTGTGGGAGCAGCTCGGGGACCCCGTCCAGGCCCTGGACCTCGTCGGCAAGCTGCTCGGCGCCCAGGGCCGTGTCCTGCCGATGTCTGCGGTCCCCCTGGAGCTCCAGGCCCTGGTCAAGGGCCACGATCCGGCCCGCCCCGAGGACGTGGACACCGTACGGGGGCAGGCCACGGTGGCGCTGACCCCCGGCGAGGTGCTCTCCGTGCAGGTGGTGCCGGCCGATCCGCCGGCGGTGCCGGAAGCGGTCGCGGCGGTGCTCGACGCGGACTGGGTGGTGCTCGGTCCGGGGTCCTGGTTCTCGTCCGTGATTCCGCACCTGCTGGTGCCGGAACTGCTCGACGCGCTGATCGAGACGAAGGCCCGACGGGTCCTCTCGCTGAACCTCGCTCCGCAACCCGGCGAAACAGAGGGCTTCTCTCCGCAGCGTCATTTGGAGGTTTTGGCCCGACACGCCCCTAAACTCGCCCTGGACGTGGTGCTGGCCGATCAGGCCGCCGTGCCCGACCGCGAGTCCCTCGCCGATGCCGCAAAACGGTTCGGTGCCGCGGTCGAGCTGGCGCCGGTTGCCAGGCAGGACGGCTCTCCGAAGCATGATCCGGAGCTGCTCGCCGCCGCGTACGACCGTATTTTTCGGATGCATGGAAGGATCGGCCCATGGCGATGA
- a CDS encoding papain-like cysteine protease family protein, protein MRNRNRRLSPAALITALLLALPTAAATATATATAADAAAGTGTTTAVNTGTAETTGSAALASKRLNITMQAQQKTNWCWAASGNTVATWFGRTYSQNQFCNAAFNRQQGYDCPNNQANLANVQTALRWAGINSGSYVTGWLQYSTVQSEINANRPVETRIQWANGGGHMHVIYGYDTASSWVYWGDPWPSSDRYNWASHAWYVDNSTFSWTHSLYRIGA, encoded by the coding sequence ATGCGCAACCGAAACCGGCGGCTTTCCCCGGCCGCCCTCATCACCGCCCTGCTCCTCGCCCTGCCCACCGCTGCGGCCACCGCCACCGCCACCGCCACCGCCGCCGATGCCGCCGCCGGTACGGGCACCACGACCGCCGTGAACACCGGGACCGCCGAGACCACGGGCAGCGCCGCCCTGGCCTCCAAGCGGCTGAACATCACCATGCAGGCGCAGCAGAAGACCAACTGGTGCTGGGCCGCCTCCGGCAACACCGTCGCCACCTGGTTCGGCCGCACCTACAGCCAGAACCAGTTCTGCAACGCCGCCTTCAACCGCCAGCAGGGCTACGACTGCCCCAACAACCAGGCCAATCTGGCCAATGTGCAGACCGCCCTGCGCTGGGCCGGCATCAACTCCGGCTCCTACGTGACCGGCTGGCTCCAGTACTCCACCGTCCAGTCCGAGATCAACGCCAACCGCCCGGTCGAGACCCGCATCCAGTGGGCCAACGGCGGCGGCCACATGCACGTCATCTACGGCTACGACACCGCCAGCAGCTGGGTGTACTGGGGTGACCCGTGGCCTTCCAGCGACCGCTACAACTGGGCCTCCCACGCCTGGTACGTGGACAACAGCACCTTCTCCTGGACCCACTCGCTCTACCGGATCGGGGCGTGA
- a CDS encoding TetR/AcrR family transcriptional regulator produces MLTPKSSRSTPERLLDAAETLMRTSGLANATTKAIAREAGCSEAALYKYFANKEELFVRVLMERRPNAGAMMAALTTDPGEQPVEERLTEIARYASLFYADAMPMAASLFADPVLLTRHREGVRSIGAGPHVVLEALTGHLLRELRKGRLRPDADPSAAAALLLGACFQRAFFLHFSGPDTVGPVEEFAPAVAGTVWAAIR; encoded by the coding sequence ATGCTCACCCCGAAGTCAAGCCGGTCCACCCCCGAGCGCCTGCTGGACGCGGCCGAGACCCTGATGCGCACCAGCGGCCTGGCCAACGCCACCACCAAGGCCATCGCCCGCGAGGCCGGCTGTTCCGAGGCGGCGCTCTACAAGTACTTCGCGAACAAGGAGGAGCTGTTCGTCCGGGTGCTGATGGAGCGCCGCCCCAACGCCGGCGCGATGATGGCGGCTCTCACCACGGACCCCGGGGAGCAGCCGGTCGAGGAGCGGCTGACCGAGATCGCCCGGTACGCCTCGCTCTTCTACGCCGACGCCATGCCCATGGCGGCCTCGCTCTTCGCGGACCCCGTCCTGCTCACCCGGCACCGCGAGGGCGTACGGAGCATCGGCGCGGGTCCGCACGTCGTGCTGGAGGCCCTCACCGGCCATCTGCTCCGCGAGCTCCGGAAGGGCCGGCTGCGCCCCGACGCCGACCCCTCGGCCGCCGCCGCGCTGCTGCTCGGCGCCTGTTTCCAGCGGGCGTTCTTCCTGCACTTCTCCGGTCCCGACACGGTTGGGCCGGTCGAGGAGTTCGCCCCCGCCGTGGCCGGGACCGTATGGGCCGCTATCCGCTGA
- a CDS encoding NAD(P)-dependent oxidoreductase, producing the protein MRLTVFGATGGVGREVVRQALDAGHEVTAVVRDPARLDVPAHDRLRVAVVRDLTDEDALVPLLAGREAVVSALGASGNKQARLTPVAGPALRSIVSAMDRAGVSRLSAVSAAPLAPPTPADGVFARALVLPLLRRVLRDVYADLAVMEAAIAASGTRWTVIRPPRLLNRPRTGTYRRAVDANVPGGRFIARADVADALLTTLSDPSTAGHAIGVAA; encoded by the coding sequence ATGAGACTCACGGTGTTCGGAGCCACGGGCGGGGTCGGCCGGGAGGTCGTCCGGCAGGCGCTCGACGCGGGCCACGAGGTGACGGCCGTCGTCCGCGACCCCGCGCGGCTGGACGTACCGGCGCACGACCGGCTGCGCGTGGCGGTGGTCCGGGACCTGACGGACGAGGACGCGCTGGTCCCGCTGCTGGCGGGCCGGGAAGCGGTGGTCTCGGCGCTGGGCGCGTCGGGCAACAAGCAGGCACGGCTCACCCCCGTCGCGGGTCCGGCCCTGCGGTCGATCGTCTCCGCGATGGACCGCGCGGGGGTCAGCCGCCTGTCGGCGGTGAGCGCGGCCCCGCTGGCGCCGCCGACCCCGGCGGACGGGGTGTTCGCGCGGGCACTCGTCCTGCCCCTGCTGCGGCGGGTCCTGCGGGACGTCTACGCGGACCTCGCGGTCATGGAGGCGGCGATCGCCGCCAGCGGCACCCGGTGGACGGTGATCCGCCCGCCGCGCCTGCTGAACCGGCCGCGGACGGGGACGTACCGGCGGGCGGTCGACGCCAATGTCCCGGGCGGGCGGTTCATCGCCCGCGCGGACGTCGCGGACGCCCTCCTGACGACCCTGTCCGACCCGTCGACGGCGGGCCACGCCATCGGCGTCGCCGCCTGA
- a CDS encoding carbohydrate kinase family protein, which yields MIVVGGEALIDLVPVAEPPGALLPRPGGGPYNTALALGRLGAEVAFCSRVSADGFGTSLLAGLRAAGVDLSLVQRGAEPTTLAVPSLAPDGSAAYGFYVEGTADRLFQLPPALPAGVRALALGTCSLVLEPGASAYEALLRRESGRGLLTLLDPNIRPALIADPAAYRARFLSWLPYVGVLKLSQEDAAWLGGRVGDWLAAGPAAVVLTRGAGGLTVWTREGEEHSAPSLPVTVVDTIGAGDTVNAALLHRLSGGTGGSAGSAGSGPVDWPEVLTYAARAAALTCTRAGAEPPYAAELSG from the coding sequence GTGATCGTCGTCGGTGGAGAAGCCCTGATCGACCTGGTGCCCGTCGCGGAGCCCCCGGGCGCCCTGCTGCCCCGGCCGGGCGGCGGCCCGTACAACACCGCGCTCGCGCTGGGTCGGCTCGGCGCGGAGGTCGCCTTCTGCTCCCGGGTGTCGGCGGACGGCTTCGGCACCTCGCTGCTCGCCGGGCTGCGCGCGGCCGGTGTGGACCTCTCGCTGGTCCAGCGGGGTGCGGAGCCGACGACGCTGGCCGTGCCCTCGCTGGCCCCGGACGGCTCGGCGGCGTACGGCTTCTACGTCGAAGGCACCGCCGACCGGCTGTTCCAGCTGCCGCCCGCGCTGCCGGCAGGGGTACGGGCCCTCGCGCTCGGCACCTGCTCGCTGGTGCTGGAGCCGGGGGCGAGCGCCTACGAGGCCCTGCTCCGGCGGGAGTCCGGGCGCGGGCTGCTGACCCTGCTCGACCCCAACATCCGGCCGGCCCTGATCGCCGACCCGGCGGCCTACCGGGCCCGGTTCCTGTCCTGGCTGCCGTACGTGGGCGTCCTGAAGCTGTCCCAGGAGGACGCGGCGTGGCTGGGCGGCCGCGTCGGCGACTGGTTGGCGGCGGGGCCCGCTGCCGTGGTGCTCACTCGGGGAGCCGGGGGGCTGACGGTGTGGACGCGGGAGGGCGAGGAGCACTCGGCGCCCTCGCTCCCGGTCACGGTGGTGGACACGATCGGCGCGGGCGACACCGTGAACGCGGCCCTGCTCCACCGGCTTTCGGGCGGGACCGGCGGCTCGGCCGGCTCCGCCGGCTCCGGTCCGGTCGACTGGCCCGAGGTGCTGACCTACGCCGCCCGCGCCGCCGCGCTGACCTGTACCCGGGCGGGCGCGGAACCCCCGTACGCCGCCGAGCTCAGCGGATAG
- the uvrC gene encoding excinuclease ABC subunit UvrC produces MADPSSYRPEPGQIPDSPGVYKFRDEHRRVIYVGKAKSLRQRLASYFQDLAGLHPRTATMVTTAASVEWTVVSTEVEALQLEYSWIKEFDPRFNVKYRDDKSYPSLAVTMNEDYPRVQVMRGPKKKGVRYFGPYGHAWAIRETVDLMLRVFPVRTCSAGVFKRSAQIGRPCLLGYIGKCSAPCVGRVTPEEHRELAEDFCDFMAGRTGTYLSRLEQQMTEAAEEMEYEKAARLRDDIGALRRAMEKNAVVLADATDADLFAVAEDELEAAVQIFHVRGGRVRGQRGWVTDKVEAVDTAGLVEHALQQLYGEEKGEAVPKEVLVPTLPEDTPALSQWLAERRGSNVSLRVPQRGDKKALMETVHRNAQQSLALHKTKRAGDLTTRSRALEEIAEALELDGAPLRIECFDISHLQGDDVVASMVVFEDGLARKGEYRRFQIKTFEGQDDVRSMHEVVSRRFRRYLQEKLKTGEWSPADAEGEEGEEARTPEDDGRPKRFAYPPQLVVVDGGQPQVAAAKRALEELGIDDVAVCGLAKRLEEVWLPGEDDPVVLPRSSEGLYLLQRVRDEAHRFAIQYQRNKRGKRLKAGPLDEVPGLGESRRLALVKHFGSVKKLRQATIDQICEVPGIGRKTAEAVAVALAQAVPAGPAVNTATGEIIEDETPAPAGAASERGTEQ; encoded by the coding sequence ATGGCCGACCCTTCCAGCTACCGCCCCGAGCCGGGACAGATCCCGGACTCCCCGGGGGTCTACAAGTTCCGCGACGAGCACCGCCGGGTGATCTACGTCGGGAAGGCCAAGAGCCTGCGCCAGAGGCTGGCCAGTTACTTCCAGGACCTGGCCGGGCTGCATCCCCGTACCGCCACCATGGTGACCACGGCCGCCTCCGTCGAGTGGACCGTGGTCTCCACCGAGGTCGAGGCGCTGCAGCTCGAGTACTCCTGGATCAAGGAGTTCGACCCCCGGTTCAACGTGAAGTACCGGGACGACAAGAGCTACCCCTCCCTCGCCGTCACCATGAACGAGGACTACCCGCGGGTCCAGGTCATGCGCGGCCCCAAGAAGAAGGGCGTGCGCTACTTCGGCCCGTACGGGCACGCCTGGGCCATCCGCGAGACCGTCGACCTGATGCTCCGGGTCTTCCCCGTCCGCACCTGCTCCGCCGGGGTGTTCAAGCGCTCCGCCCAGATCGGCCGCCCCTGCCTGCTCGGCTACATCGGCAAGTGCTCCGCGCCCTGCGTCGGCCGGGTCACCCCCGAGGAGCACCGCGAACTCGCCGAGGACTTCTGCGACTTCATGGCCGGCCGCACCGGCACCTACCTCAGCCGCCTCGAACAGCAGATGACCGAGGCCGCCGAGGAGATGGAGTACGAGAAGGCCGCCCGGCTGCGCGACGACATAGGGGCCCTGCGCCGGGCGATGGAGAAGAACGCGGTCGTCCTCGCCGACGCCACCGACGCCGACCTGTTCGCGGTCGCCGAGGACGAGCTCGAGGCTGCCGTGCAGATCTTCCACGTACGCGGCGGCCGGGTCCGGGGCCAGCGCGGCTGGGTCACCGACAAGGTCGAGGCCGTCGACACCGCCGGCCTGGTCGAGCACGCCCTGCAGCAGCTGTACGGGGAGGAGAAGGGCGAGGCCGTCCCCAAGGAGGTGCTGGTCCCCACGCTCCCCGAGGACACGCCCGCGCTGAGCCAGTGGCTCGCCGAGCGGCGCGGGTCCAACGTCAGCCTGCGCGTCCCGCAGCGAGGCGACAAGAAGGCGCTGATGGAGACCGTCCACCGCAACGCCCAGCAGTCCCTCGCCCTGCACAAGACCAAGCGCGCCGGCGACCTCACCACCCGCTCGCGAGCGCTGGAGGAGATCGCCGAGGCGCTGGAGCTGGACGGCGCGCCGCTGCGCATCGAGTGCTTCGACATCTCGCACCTGCAGGGCGACGACGTCGTGGCCTCGATGGTGGTCTTCGAGGACGGGCTGGCGCGCAAGGGCGAGTACCGGCGCTTCCAGATCAAGACCTTCGAGGGTCAGGACGACGTCCGCTCCATGCACGAGGTGGTCTCGCGGCGCTTCCGCCGCTACCTCCAGGAGAAGCTGAAGACGGGGGAGTGGTCCCCCGCGGACGCCGAGGGCGAAGAGGGCGAAGAGGCGCGGACGCCCGAGGACGACGGGCGGCCCAAGCGCTTCGCCTATCCTCCGCAGCTCGTCGTGGTCGACGGCGGCCAGCCGCAGGTGGCCGCCGCCAAGCGGGCCCTGGAGGAGCTGGGGATCGACGACGTGGCCGTGTGCGGCCTGGCCAAGCGGCTAGAGGAGGTCTGGCTGCCCGGGGAGGACGACCCGGTGGTGCTGCCCCGCAGCAGCGAGGGGCTGTACCTGCTCCAGCGGGTGCGTGACGAAGCCCACCGGTTCGCCATCCAGTACCAGCGCAACAAGCGGGGCAAACGCCTGAAGGCCGGCCCGCTCGACGAGGTCCCCGGGCTGGGCGAGAGCCGCAGGCTGGCCCTGGTCAAGCACTTCGGTTCGGTGAAGAAGCTCCGGCAGGCGACAATTGACCAGATCTGCGAGGTCCCGGGCATAGGCCGCAAGACGGCCGAAGCGGTGGCCGTGGCCCTCGCCCAGGCGGTTCCCGCCGGTCCCGCCGTCAATACGGCGACCGGGGAGATCATTGAGGATGAGACACCCGCACCCGCGGGAGCAGCGTCCGAACGGGGGACCGAGCAATGA
- the rapZ gene encoding RNase adapter RapZ: protein MTERETQHDGGAEHDSERDSASEYDRDGAQVSTGTTVEPGDTAEAAIPELVIISGMSGAGRSTAAKCLEDLGWFVVDNLPPALITTMVELGARSQGNVARIAVVVDVRGRQFFDALRESLSDLEARGVTRRIVFLESSDDALVRRFESVRRPHPLQGDGRIVDGIAAERDLLRELRGDADLVIDTSSLNVHELRAKMDAQFAGDEEPELRATVMSFGYKYGLPVDADLVVDCRFIPNPHWVPELRPFTGLNEEVSGYVFSQPGAKEFLDRYTELLQLIATGYRREGKRYVTIAVGCTGGKHRSVAMSEKLAARLASEGVETVVVHRDMGRE from the coding sequence ATGACCGAGCGCGAAACCCAGCACGACGGCGGAGCAGAGCATGATTCCGAGCGTGATTCGGCATCCGAGTACGACCGAGACGGAGCACAGGTGAGTACGGGCACGACAGTGGAGCCCGGAGATACCGCCGAGGCGGCCATCCCCGAGCTGGTGATCATCTCCGGAATGTCCGGGGCCGGCCGCAGTACGGCGGCCAAGTGCCTGGAGGACCTCGGCTGGTTCGTCGTGGACAACCTCCCGCCGGCGCTGATCACCACCATGGTGGAACTCGGCGCCCGCTCGCAGGGCAACGTGGCGCGCATCGCCGTCGTCGTCGACGTCCGCGGCCGCCAGTTCTTCGACGCGCTGCGCGAGTCCCTCTCCGACCTGGAGGCCCGCGGGGTCACCCGGCGCATCGTCTTCCTGGAGTCCTCGGACGACGCCCTCGTCCGCCGCTTCGAATCGGTCCGCCGCCCGCACCCGCTCCAGGGCGACGGCCGCATCGTCGACGGCATCGCCGCCGAGCGCGACCTGCTGCGCGAGCTGCGCGGCGACGCCGACCTGGTCATCGACACCTCCAGCCTGAACGTGCACGAGCTGCGCGCCAAGATGGACGCCCAGTTCGCGGGCGACGAGGAGCCCGAGCTGCGGGCCACCGTCATGTCCTTCGGCTACAAGTACGGCCTCCCCGTCGACGCCGACCTCGTCGTCGACTGCCGCTTCATCCCCAACCCGCACTGGGTCCCGGAGCTGCGCCCCTTCACCGGGCTGAACGAGGAGGTGTCGGGCTACGTCTTCAGCCAGCCCGGCGCCAAGGAGTTCCTCGACCGCTACACCGAGCTGCTCCAGCTCATCGCCACCGGCTACCGCCGCGAGGGCAAGCGGTACGTGACCATCGCGGTCGGCTGCACCGGCGGCAAGCACCGCAGCGTCGCCATGTCGGAGAAGCTCGCCGCCCGCCTCGCCTCCGAGGGAGTCGAGACCGTCGTCGTCCACAGGGACATGGGGCGCGAGTGA
- a CDS encoding Rieske (2Fe-2S) protein: MSAQQSAARRTVLKGAAAIVGAAGGAVALTACSTETNSGSGSPAVPAEPVELGAASEVPVGGAKLFREKKILVSCAEAGQYKAFSAQCTHAGCVLDKIVEGEGNCPCHGSRFDVTTGKVLHGPASSPLPEIPVKAEGGKLVAG; the protein is encoded by the coding sequence ATGTCCGCGCAGCAGTCGGCCGCCCGCCGTACCGTCCTCAAGGGCGCCGCCGCGATAGTCGGAGCCGCCGGCGGAGCGGTGGCGCTCACGGCCTGCTCCACCGAGACCAACAGCGGCTCGGGCTCCCCGGCGGTCCCCGCCGAGCCCGTGGAGCTGGGTGCGGCGAGCGAGGTTCCGGTGGGCGGCGCGAAGCTGTTCCGGGAGAAGAAGATCCTGGTCAGCTGTGCGGAGGCGGGCCAGTACAAGGCCTTCAGCGCCCAGTGCACCCACGCGGGCTGCGTCCTGGACAAGATCGTCGAGGGTGAGGGGAACTGCCCCTGCCACGGCAGCCGCTTCGACGTGACCACGGGCAAGGTGCTGCACGGCCCGGCCTCCAGCCCGCTGCCGGAGATCCCGGTGAAGGCCGAGGGCGGCAAGCTCGTCGCCGGCTGA